The Panicum hallii strain FIL2 chromosome 9, PHallii_v3.1, whole genome shotgun sequence genome has a window encoding:
- the LOC112873363 gene encoding uncharacterized protein LOC112873363, translating into MDNNQHEFLYYRMWRKKALAVLVLLLVFWWRNQNDKRTRANRVKYAPLKKNKVGSADVVYREKYKTWTDDSTEFMLQWYVDYQKDKPATFRWKQHHHHLCAEALNARFGIGATRHQVYRHFRALKEKWNWIRQALAKSGNGFDAASRKFNLPYSEKSPSKLGTLKYNYLTRPIKFFQLMEEPFGESDQANGFLAIDQYISDAEDDRSETETDDSFTVEHGENDSDTIARSNSPDLAFSSGLKHKNMKSPMKKLRKHKEKRANALENDKIASSIVMLANSVTSSAPAPADPYATLWKRIEDIPFPPRDKVDIATFLSKPEQMYLRNYLNAASGQSFGTWVTDYLGAKYGASGGYACEYDSSE; encoded by the exons ATGGACAATAATCAGCATGAATTCCTTTATTACCGTATGTGGAGGAAAAAGGCCCTAGCTGTTCTTGTTCTACTGTTGGTCTTCTGGTGGAGGAACCAAAATGACAAGAGGACTAGAGCCAATCGTGTAAAGTATGCTCCTCTCAAGAAAAACAAAGTTGGAAGTGCTGATGTTGTATATCGTGAGAAGTACAAAACATGGACTGATGACAGCACTGAGTTTATGCTTCAGTGGTATGTTGACTACCAAAAGGACAAACCTGCTACCTTTAGGTGGAAGCAACACCACCATCATCTGTGTGCAGAAGCTTTGAATGCCAGATTTGGAATAGGAGCTACCAGACATCAAGTTTATCGTCACTTCAGGGCATTAAAGGAGAAGTGGAACTGGATAAGGCAAGCTTTGGCTAAGAGTGGCAATGGTTTTGATGCAGCGTCTCGCAAGTTCAATCTACCATATTCAGAGAAATCACCTTCCAAGCTTGGG ACTTTGAAATACAACTATCTTACTCGACCTATCAAATTCTTCCAGCTCATGGAAGAGCCATTTGGAGAATCTGACCAAGCTAATGGATTCTTAGCTATTGACCAATACATTTCAGATGCAGAAGATGATAGATCTGAAACAGAGACTGATGATTCATTTACCGTTGAGCATGGTGAGAATGATTCTGACACTATTGCTCGTAGCAATTCACCTGATCTAGCCTTCAGTTCTGGTCTCAAGCACAAAAACATGAAATCGCCTATGAAGAAGCTTCGAAAGCACAAAGAAAAACGTGCCAACGCATTAGAGAATGATAAAATTGCATCAAGTATTGTCATGCTGGCCAATTCTGTTACATCTAGTGCCCCTGCACCTGCTGATCCTTATGCTACTCTTTGGAAGCGTATTGAGGATATACCTTTCCCACCACGGGATAAGGTTGATATTGCAACCTTTCTTTCCAAGCCGGAGCAGATGTACTTGCGCAACTACTTGAATGCTGCATCTGGTCAGTCATTTGGAACTTGGGTAACTGATTACTTAGGTGCCAAGTATGGTGCTAGTGGTGGGTATGCATGTGAATATGATAGCTCTGAGTGA
- the LOC112874785 gene encoding probable 4-hydroxy-tetrahydrodipicolinate reductase 2, chloroplastic isoform X3: MGLSVAEAAVRRGLHLVPVSFSSREKVKRTIQVGQTDIRLYGPSAREDVLSSVADEFPDVIVVDYTAPDSVNSNAELYCKLGLPFVMGTTGGNQQLLYKSVQDSKNYALISPQMGKQVVAFLAIMRIFAEQFPGAFSGYHLEVLESHQASKKDTSGTAKDVIASFEKLGVPYDMNRQMVKIRDPDQQLEMVGVPKEHIEGHAFHLYHLTSPDDSVSFEFQHNVCGRSIYAEGTIDAAIFLHRKVQSKDSKRIYDMEDVLREGYMR, from the exons ATGGGGCTATCTGTTGCTGAGGCTGCTGTTCGTAGGGGCCTTCACCTAGTCCCCGTTTCATTCAGTAGTAGAGAGAAGGTTAAAAGAACAATACAAGTTGGACAAACGGACATTCGTTTATATGGTCCTTCTGCACGTGAAGATGTTCTTTCATCTGTCGCTGATGAATTCCCAGATGTCATTGTTGTGGACTACACAGCACCTGATTCTGTGAACT CTAATGCTGAGCTCTATTGCAAGCTTGGTTTGCCATTTGTGATGGGCACAACTGGTGGGAATCAGCAGTTACTCTACAAGTCAGTGCAAGATTCAAAAAACTATGCACTAATATCTCCACAGATGGGAAAACAG GTGGTTGCATTTCTTGCTATAATGAGAATCTTTGCCGAGcagtttccaggggccttttcaGGTTATCATTTAGAG GTTTTAGAATCCCATCAAGCTAGCAAGAAGGACACATCTGGTACAGCTAAAGATGTGATTGCTTCTTTTGAGAAATTAGGTGTGCCATATGATATGAACCGG CAGATGGTTAAGATTAGAGATCCTGATCAGCAGCTTGAGATGGTGGGTGTCCCTAAAGAGCATATTGAAGGGCATGCATTCCATTTGTACCATCTCACTTCTCCTGATGATAG TGTTTCATTTGAGTTCCAGCACAATGTTTGTGGCCGTTCAATCTACGCTGAAGGAACTATTGATGCTGCAATATTTCTGCATAGGAAG GTACAATCAAAGGATTCTAAGAGAATATACGACATGGAGGATGTCTTGCGAGAAGGATACATGCGATAA
- the LOC112877306 gene encoding proline-rich protein 4-like, whose protein sequence is MGTRLPQAAALFAALLAVSFGAAAWKAEAAAPPPVVVGSIKCLDCSPDGVNAEDALQGLQVAIKCKSAADESYETKAVGPLDDAGVFRIPLAADLLRDDGNLDGDCFAQLHSAPDTPCVGQAPPRIAPSLSQDGTADTASATYLEAAADTVFSPVACACGKKKKHFMFGPPPPPPRPTPNPPTPTYGPPTPTPTPVPEPRPPAPEEPEPFFKKKPKVKFMHRKKPCPPLADDDTTRPAAGGQQEKLAKKLH, encoded by the exons ATGGGGACTCGTCTTCCTCAAGCCGCGGCTCTTTTCGCTGCGCTCTTGGCCGTCAGCTTCGGCGCGGCGGCTTGGAAGGCCGAggcggcagcgccgccgccggtcgtgGTGGGCTCGATCAAGTGCCTCGACTGCTCCCCCGACGGTGTCAATGCCGAAGATGCCCTCCAAG GCCTGCAGGTAGCTATCAAGTGCAAATCCGCCGCCGACGAGTCCTACGAGACGAAGGCGGTCGGCCCCCTCGACGACGCCGGCGTCTTCCGCATCCCTCTCGCCGCCGATCTCCTGCGCGACGACGGGAACCTGGACGGTGACTGCTTCGCGCAGCTCCACAGCGCGCCCGATACGCCGTGCGTCGGCCAGGCGCCGCCCAGGATCGCGCCCAGCCTGAGCCAGGACGGCACCGCCGACACCGCCAGCGCGACCTACCTCGAGGCCGCGGCCGACACGGTGTTCTCCCCCGTCGCGTGCGCCTGCGGCAAAAAGAAGAAGCACTTCATGttcggcccgccgccgccgccgcccaggccAACCCCGAACCCCCCGACGCCGACGTACGGCCCGCcgacgcccacgcccacgcccgtGCCGGAGCCCAGGCCCCCGGCGCCGGAGGAGCCCGAGCCGTTCTTCAAGAAGAAGCCCAAGGTGAAGTTCATGCACAGGAAGAAGCCGTGCCCGCCGCTCGCCGACGACGACACCACCCGGCCTGCGGCAGGCGGGCAGCAGGAGAAGCTCGCCAAGAAACTGCACTAG
- the LOC112874785 gene encoding probable 4-hydroxy-tetrahydrodipicolinate reductase 2, chloroplastic isoform X2: MLSLRPPHTTFPRTSPWLRWGRLGGAAAPHCLSAAAPALAPETAAGPGSVSFPILVNGCTGNMGLSVAEAAVRRGLHLVPVSFSSREKVKRTIQVGQTDIRLYGPSAREDVLSSVADEFPDVIVVDYTAPDSVNSNAELYCKLGLPFVMGTTGGNQQLLYKSVQDSKNYALISPQMGKQVVAFLAIMRIFAEQFPGAFSGYHLEVLESHQASKKDTSGTAKDVIASFEKLGVPYDMNRMVKIRDPDQQLEMVGVPKEHIEGHAFHLYHLTSPDDSVSFEFQHNVCGRSIYAEGTIDAAIFLHRKVQSKDSKRIYDMEDVLREGYMR; encoded by the exons ATGCTCTCGCTGCGGCCACCCCACACCACGTTCCCACGCACCTCGCCGTGGCTGAGGTGGGGCCGCCTCGGCGGAGCCGCCGCGCCGCACTGTCTCAGCGCCGCGGCACCGGCGTTAGCACCGGAGACAGCCGCGGGGCCGGGGAGCGTCTCCTTCCCGATTCTG GTGAATGGCTGCACTGGTAACATGGGGCTATCTGTTGCTGAGGCTGCTGTTCGTAGGGGCCTTCACCTAGTCCCCGTTTCATTCAGTAGTAGAGAGAAGGTTAAAAGAACAATACAAGTTGGACAAACGGACATTCGTTTATATGGTCCTTCTGCACGTGAAGATGTTCTTTCATCTGTCGCTGATGAATTCCCAGATGTCATTGTTGTGGACTACACAGCACCTGATTCTGTGAACT CTAATGCTGAGCTCTATTGCAAGCTTGGTTTGCCATTTGTGATGGGCACAACTGGTGGGAATCAGCAGTTACTCTACAAGTCAGTGCAAGATTCAAAAAACTATGCACTAATATCTCCACAGATGGGAAAACAG GTGGTTGCATTTCTTGCTATAATGAGAATCTTTGCCGAGcagtttccaggggccttttcaGGTTATCATTTAGAG GTTTTAGAATCCCATCAAGCTAGCAAGAAGGACACATCTGGTACAGCTAAAGATGTGATTGCTTCTTTTGAGAAATTAGGTGTGCCATATGATATGAACCGG ATGGTTAAGATTAGAGATCCTGATCAGCAGCTTGAGATGGTGGGTGTCCCTAAAGAGCATATTGAAGGGCATGCATTCCATTTGTACCATCTCACTTCTCCTGATGATAG TGTTTCATTTGAGTTCCAGCACAATGTTTGTGGCCGTTCAATCTACGCTGAAGGAACTATTGATGCTGCAATATTTCTGCATAGGAAG GTACAATCAAAGGATTCTAAGAGAATATACGACATGGAGGATGTCTTGCGAGAAGGATACATGCGATAA
- the LOC112874786 gene encoding chaperone protein dnaJ 11, chloroplastic codes for MISPRPALSPSFLAFRPGSPAVSPPPSPRLHGPPPLSASFSASAAVTAPDHAAAASSSFYDVLGLRPGASPREIKAAYRRLALAVHPDAAPHPASSSAEDFIRVHAAYSTLSDPDKRADYDRRLLLSAGRRRAHPAALGRSPSFPARRSRRTWETDQCW; via the coding sequence ATGATCTCCCCGCGCCCCGCGCTGTCGCCCAGCTTCCTCGCCTTCCGTCCCGGCTCCCCTGCCGTgtccccgccgccctccccgCGCCTCCAcgggccgccgcccctctccgcgtccttctccgcctccgcggcCGTCACCGCGCCGGACCACGCGGCGGCCGCCAGCTCCTCCTTCTACGACGTCCTCGGCCTCCGCCCGGGCGCCAGCCCGCGCGAGATCAAGGCCGCGTACCGCCGCCTGGCGCTCGCCGTCCACCCGGACGCCGCCCCGCAcccggcctcctcctccgccgagGACTTCATCCGCGTCCACGCCGCCTACTCCACGCTCTCCGACCCCGACAAGCGCGCCGACTAcgaccgccgcctcctcctctccgccgggcgccgccgcgcgcacccggcggcgctcggccgctCGCCCTCCTTCCCGGCGCGCCGCTCCCGCCGCACCTGGGAGACCGACCAGTGCTGGTGA
- the LOC112874785 gene encoding probable 4-hydroxy-tetrahydrodipicolinate reductase 2, chloroplastic isoform X1, which translates to MLSLRPPHTTFPRTSPWLRWGRLGGAAAPHCLSAAAPALAPETAAGPGSVSFPILVNGCTGNMGLSVAEAAVRRGLHLVPVSFSSREKVKRTIQVGQTDIRLYGPSAREDVLSSVADEFPDVIVVDYTAPDSVNSNAELYCKLGLPFVMGTTGGNQQLLYKSVQDSKNYALISPQMGKQVVAFLAIMRIFAEQFPGAFSGYHLEVLESHQASKKDTSGTAKDVIASFEKLGVPYDMNRQMVKIRDPDQQLEMVGVPKEHIEGHAFHLYHLTSPDDSVSFEFQHNVCGRSIYAEGTIDAAIFLHRKVQSKDSKRIYDMEDVLREGYMR; encoded by the exons ATGCTCTCGCTGCGGCCACCCCACACCACGTTCCCACGCACCTCGCCGTGGCTGAGGTGGGGCCGCCTCGGCGGAGCCGCCGCGCCGCACTGTCTCAGCGCCGCGGCACCGGCGTTAGCACCGGAGACAGCCGCGGGGCCGGGGAGCGTCTCCTTCCCGATTCTG GTGAATGGCTGCACTGGTAACATGGGGCTATCTGTTGCTGAGGCTGCTGTTCGTAGGGGCCTTCACCTAGTCCCCGTTTCATTCAGTAGTAGAGAGAAGGTTAAAAGAACAATACAAGTTGGACAAACGGACATTCGTTTATATGGTCCTTCTGCACGTGAAGATGTTCTTTCATCTGTCGCTGATGAATTCCCAGATGTCATTGTTGTGGACTACACAGCACCTGATTCTGTGAACT CTAATGCTGAGCTCTATTGCAAGCTTGGTTTGCCATTTGTGATGGGCACAACTGGTGGGAATCAGCAGTTACTCTACAAGTCAGTGCAAGATTCAAAAAACTATGCACTAATATCTCCACAGATGGGAAAACAG GTGGTTGCATTTCTTGCTATAATGAGAATCTTTGCCGAGcagtttccaggggccttttcaGGTTATCATTTAGAG GTTTTAGAATCCCATCAAGCTAGCAAGAAGGACACATCTGGTACAGCTAAAGATGTGATTGCTTCTTTTGAGAAATTAGGTGTGCCATATGATATGAACCGG CAGATGGTTAAGATTAGAGATCCTGATCAGCAGCTTGAGATGGTGGGTGTCCCTAAAGAGCATATTGAAGGGCATGCATTCCATTTGTACCATCTCACTTCTCCTGATGATAG TGTTTCATTTGAGTTCCAGCACAATGTTTGTGGCCGTTCAATCTACGCTGAAGGAACTATTGATGCTGCAATATTTCTGCATAGGAAG GTACAATCAAAGGATTCTAAGAGAATATACGACATGGAGGATGTCTTGCGAGAAGGATACATGCGATAA